Proteins from one Thioflavicoccus mobilis 8321 genomic window:
- the nhaD gene encoding sodium:proton antiporter NhaD, protein MSLNYKLLSLVILFVLPALGWASEGAERIDLTDHSVGFMALAIFIGAYLLVMAEEFLHLRKSKPVIIAAGIIWGLIAFVYSSHDLGHAAEEAVRHNLLEYTELMLFLLVAMTYINALQERRVFDSLRAWLIRTGFGFRALFWMTGVLAFFISPIADNLTTALLMCAVVLAVGGDNTRFVTLACINIVVAANAGGAFSPFGDITTLMVWQKGIVEFFEFFHLFVPSAVNFLVPAALMHFAVPNVKPEPSSETVPMRRGAKRIMLLFFLTIATAVSFHNFLTLPPVIGMLTGLGYLQFFGFYLRMTYRRECGPQGQFCDKFELDKDDQMEVGQPFDVFNKVARAEWDTLLFFYGVVLCVGGLGFIGYLGLVSEVMYTQWGPTAANVAVGVISAIVDNIPVMFAVLTMQPDMSHTQWLLVTLTAGVGGSLLSIGSAAGVALMGQARGKYTFFGHLKWMPAIAAGYIASILVHLWMNG, encoded by the coding sequence ATGTCCTTGAACTACAAACTCTTATCTCTTGTCATCCTGTTCGTACTGCCGGCGCTTGGTTGGGCGAGCGAAGGCGCGGAACGGATCGATCTGACCGACCACTCAGTGGGTTTCATGGCCCTCGCGATATTCATCGGCGCCTACCTCCTGGTGATGGCCGAAGAGTTTCTCCACTTGCGCAAGTCCAAGCCGGTCATCATCGCCGCGGGCATCATTTGGGGGTTGATCGCCTTCGTCTACAGCTCCCACGATCTTGGCCACGCGGCCGAGGAGGCGGTGCGTCACAACCTGTTGGAATACACCGAACTGATGTTGTTCCTGCTGGTCGCCATGACCTATATCAACGCCCTGCAGGAGCGGCGCGTGTTCGATTCCCTCCGGGCCTGGTTGATCCGCACCGGCTTCGGCTTCCGTGCCCTGTTCTGGATGACTGGCGTTTTGGCCTTCTTCATCTCTCCGATCGCCGACAACCTGACGACGGCGCTCTTGATGTGTGCCGTGGTGCTTGCGGTCGGCGGCGACAACACCCGCTTCGTCACCCTCGCCTGCATCAATATCGTCGTCGCCGCCAATGCCGGCGGCGCCTTCAGCCCGTTCGGCGACATCACGACCCTGATGGTTTGGCAGAAGGGGATCGTCGAATTCTTCGAGTTCTTCCACCTGTTCGTGCCCTCGGCCGTCAATTTCCTCGTCCCGGCCGCGCTGATGCACTTCGCCGTTCCGAACGTCAAGCCCGAGCCGTCGTCGGAGACCGTGCCGATGCGCCGCGGTGCCAAGCGCATCATGTTGCTCTTTTTCCTCACGATCGCCACGGCCGTGTCGTTCCACAACTTCCTCACCCTGCCGCCGGTGATCGGTATGCTGACGGGGCTCGGCTACCTCCAGTTCTTCGGCTTCTATCTGCGGATGACCTACCGCCGCGAGTGCGGTCCCCAAGGCCAGTTCTGCGACAAGTTCGAGCTCGATAAGGATGACCAAATGGAGGTCGGACAACCGTTCGACGTCTTCAACAAGGTCGCCAGGGCCGAGTGGGATACCCTGCTCTTCTTCTACGGCGTCGTGCTCTGCGTCGGCGGCCTGGGTTTCATCGGTTACCTGGGGCTGGTCTCCGAGGTCATGTACACCCAATGGGGGCCGACGGCGGCCAATGTCGCGGTGGGCGTCATCTCGGCCATCGTCGACAACATCCCGGTGATGTTCGCCGTGCTGACGATGCAACCGGACATGTCGCATACTCAGTGGCTGCTCGTGACGCTGACCGCCGGCGTCGGCGGCTCGCTGCTGTCGATCGGCTCGGCGGCCGGCGTCGCGCTGATGGGCCAGGCGCGCGGCAAGTACACCTTCTTCGGCCACCTGAAGTGGATGCCGGCAATCGCGGCCGGCTATATCGCGAGCATCCTCGTTCACCTTTGGATGAATGGGTAA
- a CDS encoding gamma-butyrobetaine hydroxylase-like domain-containing protein has product MSPHPQPTEIQLHQRSRVLEIVFDDGARFRLPCEYLRVYSPSAEVRGHSPDQARLQTDKEQVNIVDLQQVGTYAVKIHFDDGHDSGLYDWAYLYKLGRAWQPLWQDYLRRLGDAGRARNAPDPFETLTGCSEAPATLPQER; this is encoded by the coding sequence ATGAGCCCCCATCCGCAGCCGACGGAAATCCAACTTCATCAGCGTTCGCGGGTTCTCGAGATCGTCTTCGATGACGGCGCCCGCTTCCGCTTGCCATGCGAGTACCTGCGCGTCTATTCGCCGTCGGCCGAGGTGCGTGGCCATAGCCCGGATCAGGCGCGGCTGCAGACTGACAAGGAGCAGGTCAACATCGTCGACCTGCAACAGGTCGGCACCTACGCCGTCAAGATCCACTTCGATGACGGACACGACTCCGGACTCTACGACTGGGCCTATCTCTACAAGCTCGGCCGTGCCTGGCAGCCACTGTGGCAGGACTACCTCCGCCGATTGGGCGATGCCGGCCGTGCGCGCAATGCGCCCGATCCTTTCGAGACGCTCACCGGGTGCAGCGAGGCGCCCGCGACATTACCGCAGGAACGATAG
- the hemH gene encoding ferrochelatase, whose translation MSFQNVIGFSHDSAHPLGVLLINLGTPDAPTTTAVRRYLTEFLADPRVIEGPRFIWWLVLHGFILRVRPARSAKAYQAVWTEHGSPLLTISQRQAVALQQRLEARLTGSVHVELGMRYGNPSISSALHKLRDASIRRLLILPLYPQYSGTTTGSTFDAVTRALATWRWLPEVRFINQYHDEPAYIAALVESVRAYWAEHGEPQRLLFSFHGIPKDYFLNGDPYHCQCHKTARLVSEGLGLPRERWQLSFQSRVGNKEWLKPYTDETLRSWGAAGIESTHVLCPGFAADCLETIEEIGEENRQYFLKAGGKTYGYIPCLNDEKAHMEMLADLVHRHSLGWPESAGQWEPVVAEGAA comes from the coding sequence ATGAGCTTCCAGAACGTCATCGGCTTCAGCCACGATTCGGCCCACCCGCTCGGTGTGCTGCTGATCAATCTTGGCACCCCGGATGCCCCGACCACCACTGCGGTGCGGCGCTACCTGACGGAGTTCCTCGCTGACCCGCGCGTCATCGAGGGCCCACGCTTCATCTGGTGGCTGGTCCTGCACGGCTTCATCCTCCGGGTGCGACCGGCCCGCTCGGCGAAGGCCTATCAGGCCGTCTGGACCGAGCACGGCTCACCACTGCTGACGATCTCACAGCGCCAGGCGGTAGCCTTGCAACAACGCCTCGAGGCGCGTCTGACCGGGTCCGTGCACGTCGAACTCGGGATGCGTTATGGCAATCCGTCGATCAGCTCCGCGCTGCACAAGCTACGCGACGCCAGCATCCGGCGTCTGCTGATCCTGCCGCTCTACCCGCAGTATTCGGGCACGACAACCGGTTCCACCTTCGATGCCGTCACGCGGGCGCTCGCCACCTGGCGCTGGCTGCCGGAGGTGCGCTTCATCAACCAGTACCACGACGAACCGGCCTATATCGCAGCGCTGGTGGAGAGCGTACGGGCCTACTGGGCGGAGCACGGCGAACCGCAGCGCCTCCTGTTTTCGTTCCACGGCATCCCGAAGGACTACTTTCTCAACGGCGACCCCTACCATTGCCAGTGCCACAAGACCGCGCGGCTGGTCAGCGAGGGGCTCGGGTTGCCACGCGAGCGCTGGCAGCTATCGTTTCAGTCCCGGGTCGGCAACAAGGAGTGGCTCAAGCCCTATACGGACGAGACCCTCAGGAGCTGGGGTGCAGCCGGCATCGAGTCCACCCATGTCCTCTGCCCCGGCTTCGCCGCAGACTGCCTCGAAACGATCGAAGAGATCGGCGAGGAGAACCGCCAGTACTTCCTCAAGGCCGGCGGCAAGACCTACGGTTACATCCCCTGCCTCAACGACGAGAAAGCACACATGGAGATGCTCGCCGACCTGGTCCATCGCCACTCGCTGGGTTGGCCGGAATCGGCCGGCCAGTGGGAGCCAGTCGTCGCCGAGGGCGCTGCCTGA
- a CDS encoding hemerythrin domain-containing protein, protein MNPLIQRLNLEHKRLARLLDLLQRLVDRFGEGNEPDFELLCEMLEYMEFYADQVHHKTEDLIFERLLALDVEKRDVLDTLMHQHRQISQINRRFRRSLEGIVNEEVLRREEVEIQGRELIAALRQHMDLEEREAFPVALDCLADADWAAIEDAAPDASDPVFVVPDTARFLNLYRELGHQADPSAGA, encoded by the coding sequence ATGAATCCATTGATCCAACGTCTCAACCTCGAGCACAAGCGCCTCGCCCGCTTGCTGGATCTCCTTCAGCGCCTCGTCGATCGTTTCGGCGAAGGCAACGAGCCGGATTTCGAGCTGCTCTGCGAGATGCTCGAATACATGGAGTTCTACGCCGATCAGGTCCACCACAAGACCGAGGACCTGATCTTCGAACGGCTGCTGGCGCTCGACGTGGAGAAGCGCGATGTCCTCGACACCCTGATGCACCAGCATCGCCAAATCAGCCAGATCAATCGCCGCTTCCGTCGATCGCTCGAGGGTATCGTCAACGAAGAGGTGCTGCGGCGCGAGGAGGTCGAGATCCAGGGCCGCGAGCTGATCGCGGCCCTACGCCAGCACATGGACCTCGAGGAGCGCGAGGCATTTCCAGTGGCCCTGGATTGCCTCGCCGACGCGGATTGGGCGGCGATCGAGGATGCCGCACCCGATGCCAGCGATCCGGTCTTCGTCGTCCCGGATACGGCGCGATTCCTTAACCTCTATCGTGAGCTCGGCCATCAAGCTGACCCTTCGGCCGGCGCCTGA
- a CDS encoding potassium channel family protein encodes MDHIVFLVFRQMRTPLLALIVAYSIAVVGFVLIPGRDASGAPAQMDFFHAFYFVGFMSTTIGFGEIPYPFTDAQRLWTSICIFLTVSVWLYSAGTLIALLQDKTFQRALAEQRFARKVRRLCDPFYLICGYGETGSTLVRALTERDQHAVAIDIRPERTALLQLENLREFVPALTADARSPAHLLDAGLRHPLCAGVAALTNVNATNLKIAITAKLLNPKVPVICRADSVAVEANMASFGTDHIYDPFDTFALYLATAIQSPQRTRLFEWLTGDTRRTPPTSRPPPASGRWILCGFGRFGKALYRHLTDQGLELVFIEARPEHTGKPEGAQLIVGPGTEAPTLEEAGVAEAVGLIAGTDDDANNLSIIMTARQLNSTLFVVARENHSDNHGLFCAVDADIVMHPSTIIAERIQLLLATPLLAEFRRLARRQDEAWAQQLVERINALVLKEVLTVWEVTLDTEDAHAAHAALVEESTEIPLVTLLRNPHDRDEPLSTIALLHCRGDLRTLLPGDDLLLHRDDKLLFCGLPAARARVGLTLQNPHAFAYVMSGHSRYEGRIWRRLGPWLARRIGGAV; translated from the coding sequence GTGGATCACATCGTCTTTCTCGTCTTCCGCCAGATGCGCACGCCGTTGCTAGCGCTGATCGTCGCCTATTCGATCGCGGTGGTCGGCTTCGTGTTGATCCCCGGCCGCGATGCGAGCGGCGCCCCGGCCCAGATGGATTTCTTCCATGCCTTCTACTTCGTCGGCTTCATGTCGACGACGATCGGCTTCGGCGAGATCCCCTATCCCTTCACCGACGCCCAACGACTCTGGACCAGTATCTGCATCTTCCTGACCGTCAGCGTGTGGCTCTACTCGGCCGGTACCCTGATCGCATTGCTGCAGGACAAGACCTTTCAACGCGCCCTTGCCGAACAGCGCTTCGCACGCAAAGTGCGCCGCCTCTGCGACCCCTTCTATCTGATCTGTGGCTATGGCGAGACCGGCAGTACGCTGGTGCGGGCACTGACGGAACGCGACCAGCACGCCGTGGCCATCGACATCAGGCCCGAGCGCACCGCCCTGCTGCAACTTGAGAACCTACGCGAATTCGTACCGGCGCTGACGGCCGACGCGCGCAGCCCCGCGCATCTGCTCGACGCCGGACTACGTCATCCCCTTTGCGCAGGCGTGGCGGCATTGACCAACGTGAACGCGACCAACCTCAAGATCGCCATCACCGCCAAACTCCTCAACCCCAAGGTACCGGTCATCTGCCGCGCCGACTCGGTCGCCGTGGAGGCCAACATGGCCTCGTTCGGTACCGATCACATCTACGACCCGTTCGATACCTTCGCCCTCTACCTGGCGACGGCGATTCAGTCGCCGCAGCGCACGCGGCTCTTCGAATGGCTCACCGGCGACACACGCCGGACCCCGCCGACATCGCGCCCACCACCGGCGAGCGGCCGCTGGATCCTCTGCGGGTTCGGTCGTTTCGGCAAGGCGCTGTATCGGCACCTGACCGATCAGGGTCTCGAACTCGTCTTCATCGAGGCGCGACCCGAGCACACCGGCAAACCCGAGGGCGCCCAACTGATCGTCGGCCCCGGCACGGAGGCCCCGACCCTCGAGGAGGCCGGCGTCGCCGAGGCGGTCGGACTCATCGCCGGTACGGACGACGATGCCAACAACCTCTCAATCATCATGACGGCTCGGCAGCTCAACTCCACGCTGTTCGTCGTGGCCCGCGAGAACCATTCCGATAACCATGGCCTGTTCTGCGCGGTCGATGCCGATATCGTCATGCACCCGAGCACGATCATCGCCGAGCGGATCCAGCTGCTGTTGGCGACCCCGCTGCTCGCCGAGTTCCGCCGGTTGGCTCGACGTCAGGACGAGGCCTGGGCGCAGCAGTTGGTCGAGCGGATCAACGCCCTGGTACTGAAAGAGGTTCTCACCGTCTGGGAAGTGACCCTCGATACCGAGGACGCCCATGCGGCCCATGCCGCCCTGGTCGAGGAGAGTACGGAGATCCCGCTGGTCACACTGTTGCGCAATCCGCACGACCGCGACGAACCCCTGTCGACCATCGCGCTGCTGCATTGCCGGGGCGACCTGCGGACGCTATTGCCTGGCGATGACCTGTTATTGCACCGCGACGATAAGCTCCTGTTCTGCGGACTGCCGGCAGCACGTGCGCGGGTTGGGCTGACGCTACAGAATCCGCATGCCTTCGCCTACGTGATGAGCGGCCACAGTCGCTATGAGGGGCGCATCTGGCGACGCCTCGGTCCATGGCTCGCACGGCGGATCGGCGGTGCTGTCTGA
- a CDS encoding DUF6394 family protein, with protein MNPEKVFFGFFIVLSLTLNFGFFVGDIDNPAHHHVWELFAVIVVNLIATVLKFGDRSQMGAVLLATSLVAILQLLAAALIWTIAVHATDAGMTPTIMSSIVSLAGGAMVANVVSVVLLVIETVMLRR; from the coding sequence ATGAACCCAGAGAAGGTCTTCTTCGGCTTTTTCATCGTGTTGTCACTGACGCTGAACTTCGGGTTTTTCGTCGGTGACATCGACAATCCGGCCCATCATCACGTCTGGGAGCTGTTCGCGGTGATCGTCGTGAATCTCATCGCGACCGTCTTGAAGTTCGGCGACCGCAGTCAAATGGGGGCGGTGCTGCTCGCGACCAGCCTCGTCGCGATCCTCCAGCTCCTCGCTGCAGCCTTGATCTGGACGATCGCCGTCCACGCGACCGATGCAGGCATGACACCGACGATCATGTCGAGCATCGTCTCGCTCGCGGGCGGGGCGATGGTCGCCAATGTCGTCTCCGTCGTGCTGCTGGTCATCGAGACCGTGATGCTACGCCGCTAG
- a CDS encoding cation-transporting P-type ATPase, which yields MSLETGWLLALAPAAALAIAAAWLVWHRRASRGRGDAVAATDDRSTPWHSLSATEVLERLATPETGLEQAEIERRRGAYGPNRLPEAKARSSLARFLAQFHNVLIYVLIGAGIVVTLLQHWVDAGVIFGVVLINAIIGFIQEGKAEDALRAIRRMLSPHTLVLRNGVRREISAEDLVPGDLVPLQTGDRISADLRILRTKGLQVDESALTGESLPVEKDTAPCPVNTVLADRRNMSYSGTLVTRGQGLGVVIATGTMTELGRISALVADVHQLTTPLLRQVAQFGRWLTAAILTLAALTFVFGLLVRGQTAADMFLAAVGLAVAAIPEGLPAIMTITLAIGVRRMAGRNAIIRRLPAVETLGTVGVICSDKTGTLTRNEMTVETIATAEQRLTLSGSGYDPHGGILREGIDYRPERDSRLRELLRAVVLCNDSDLIQDGEDWSVNGDPMEGALLVAGLKGGLDPAIVTRDWPRTDLIPFESEHQFMATLHHSHAGEAFVYVKGAPERILAMCAHQRDTTGESELDRASWQARIEALAAAGQRVLAVAVKPVPAEQVELSFADVDGDLTLLGLLGLIDPPRPEAVAAIRRCRAAGIRVKMITGDHASTARAIAAQLDLANHREALTGGELETLDDEVLCERVERIDVYARVSPEHKLRLVSRLQERGHVVAMTGDGVNDAPALKRADVGIAMGNKGTEVAKEAAEMVLADDNFASIAHAVEEGRTVYDNLMKSILFILPTNGGEALIILGAILLGFAELPITPVQILWVNMITAVTLALALAFEPPERGVMRRPPRNARQPVLTPLFLWRILFVSLILMAGTFSLFLWELGREVHLDYARTVAVNTLVAFEIFYLFNARYILDPVLNREGLIGNRYVLIAIGVLVLMQLALTYLGPMQTLFQTAALDAATWGRIVLVAASVLFLVEIEKAVVRRWCTRPRPGSVEHG from the coding sequence GCCGGCAGCGGCATTGGCGATCGCGGCGGCTTGGCTGGTCTGGCACCGACGGGCGTCGCGGGGACGCGGGGACGCGGTTGCGGCGACAGACGATCGGTCGACGCCATGGCACAGCCTGAGCGCAACCGAGGTGCTGGAGCGCCTGGCCACGCCGGAGACCGGTCTCGAGCAAGCCGAAATCGAGCGACGCCGAGGTGCATATGGTCCTAACCGCCTGCCCGAGGCCAAGGCGCGCAGTTCCCTGGCACGCTTCCTCGCTCAGTTCCACAACGTGCTGATCTACGTCCTGATCGGCGCCGGCATCGTCGTCACCCTGCTCCAACATTGGGTAGACGCCGGCGTCATCTTCGGCGTCGTGTTGATCAACGCGATCATCGGCTTCATCCAGGAGGGCAAGGCGGAGGACGCATTGCGCGCGATTCGTCGGATGCTCTCGCCGCATACCCTGGTGTTGCGTAATGGCGTGCGCCGCGAGATCAGCGCCGAGGACCTGGTGCCCGGCGATCTGGTACCGCTGCAGACGGGCGACCGGATTTCGGCCGACCTGCGCATCCTCCGCACCAAGGGCCTTCAGGTCGACGAGTCGGCCCTTACCGGCGAGTCGCTCCCGGTCGAGAAGGATACGGCCCCCTGCCCCGTCAACACCGTCCTGGCCGATCGCCGGAATATGTCGTACTCGGGCACGCTCGTCACACGCGGCCAAGGGCTCGGCGTCGTCATCGCCACCGGAACGATGACCGAGCTCGGCCGTATCAGCGCCCTCGTCGCCGACGTGCACCAGCTCACGACGCCGCTGCTGCGCCAGGTCGCCCAGTTCGGTCGGTGGCTGACGGCCGCGATCCTCACGCTCGCGGCCCTGACCTTTGTCTTCGGTCTCCTCGTTCGAGGTCAAACGGCCGCCGATATGTTCCTCGCCGCCGTGGGCCTGGCGGTCGCCGCGATCCCCGAGGGGCTGCCGGCGATCATGACCATCACGCTCGCGATCGGCGTGCGTCGCATGGCCGGACGCAACGCGATCATCCGCCGTCTGCCCGCGGTCGAGACGCTCGGCACGGTCGGCGTCATCTGCTCCGACAAGACCGGAACCTTGACGCGCAACGAGATGACGGTGGAGACCATCGCCACCGCCGAGCAGCGCCTGACGCTCTCCGGCAGCGGCTACGACCCGCACGGCGGGATCCTGCGCGAAGGGATCGACTACCGGCCCGAGCGCGACTCGCGGCTGCGGGAGTTGCTCCGCGCCGTCGTCCTCTGCAACGACTCCGACTTGATACAGGACGGCGAGGACTGGAGCGTCAACGGCGATCCGATGGAGGGCGCCCTACTCGTCGCCGGCCTCAAGGGCGGCCTCGACCCGGCGATCGTCACACGGGACTGGCCACGCACCGACCTGATCCCGTTCGAGTCAGAGCACCAGTTCATGGCGACCCTGCACCACAGCCATGCAGGCGAGGCCTTCGTCTACGTCAAGGGAGCGCCGGAGCGCATCCTCGCGATGTGCGCACACCAGCGCGACACGACCGGCGAGTCCGAGCTCGACAGGGCGTCCTGGCAGGCGCGGATCGAGGCGCTGGCCGCGGCCGGCCAACGCGTCCTCGCGGTCGCCGTCAAGCCCGTGCCAGCCGAACAGGTCGAGCTCTCCTTCGCCGACGTCGACGGCGACCTGACCCTGCTCGGCCTGCTCGGTCTCATCGATCCGCCGCGCCCGGAGGCCGTCGCCGCCATCCGGCGCTGCCGCGCGGCCGGCATCCGCGTCAAGATGATCACCGGCGACCATGCGAGCACGGCGCGGGCCATCGCCGCCCAGCTCGACCTCGCCAATCACCGCGAGGCCCTGACCGGCGGCGAGCTGGAGACGCTCGACGATGAGGTGCTGTGCGAGCGGGTCGAGCGGATCGACGTCTACGCCCGCGTCAGCCCCGAGCACAAGCTGCGCCTCGTCAGCCGGCTCCAGGAACGCGGCCATGTCGTCGCGATGACCGGCGACGGCGTCAACGACGCCCCGGCCCTCAAGCGCGCCGATGTCGGCATCGCGATGGGCAACAAGGGCACCGAGGTCGCCAAGGAGGCCGCCGAGATGGTGCTCGCCGACGACAACTTCGCGTCCATCGCGCACGCCGTCGAAGAGGGGCGTACCGTCTACGACAACCTGATGAAGTCGATCCTCTTCATCCTGCCGACCAACGGCGGCGAGGCCCTGATCATCCTCGGCGCGATCCTGCTCGGCTTCGCCGAGCTGCCGATCACGCCAGTGCAGATCCTCTGGGTCAACATGATCACGGCCGTGACGCTGGCCCTGGCCCTCGCCTTCGAGCCGCCCGAACGCGGCGTGATGCGCCGCCCCCCACGCAACGCCCGACAGCCGGTGCTGACGCCGCTCTTCCTCTGGCGGATCCTCTTCGTCTCGCTGATCCTGATGGCCGGCACATTCTCGCTGTTCCTCTGGGAGCTCGGACGCGAGGTCCATCTCGATTACGCGCGGACCGTGGCCGTCAACACGCTGGTGGCGTTCGAGATCTTCTACCTTTTCAACGCCCGCTACATCCTCGACCCGGTCCTCAACCGAGAAGGGCTGATCGGCAACCGCTACGTGCTGATCGCGATCGGCGTGCTCGTGCTGATGCAGCTTGCGCTGACCTACCTCGGCCCGATGCAGACGCTCTTCCAGACAGCGGCGCTCGACGCGGCGACCTGGGGCCGCATCGTCCTCGTTGCCGCCTCGGTGCTGTTCCTGGTCGAGATCGAGAAGGCCGTCGTTCGGCGTTGGTGCACGCGTCCGCGTCCGGGCTCGGTTGAACATGGCTGA